In Thermodesulfobacteriota bacterium, the following proteins share a genomic window:
- the hflX gene encoding GTPase HflX, translating to MESLGHKGAWLPGRPKEGGAISRLAGNYEDLKTSQRRRLERLARGRVPRELIVGPEMARSLSELSFEIGRQLGLLIDRSGAVESLVVGDSHGLVIPRLGAARAGAGRLCGLRLVHTHLGGEDLSQDDLMDLVFLRLDLLAMVQVGRDGLPERLYAAHLLPRPQDGQSWAFLPPVVPSQQPGTCLALIEALEEELTRLQPGREVEAAQDRAILVSVTTGSRHAAEESMDELRELTRSDGVQVLDTVIQRRDRINPKWIMGRGKLAEIMLLALQRNANLLVFDQELNPSQIRSITDHTELRVIDRTQLILDIFARRARSREGKLQIEMAQLKYLLPRLVTRDDALSRLSGGIGGRGPGETRLEVDRRRVRDRLRVLSDKLAAVGRERSGRRSRRRKREVPVISLVGYTNAGKSTLLNTLTDSRILAEDRLFATLDPTSRRLRFPEDLEVIVTDTVGFIRDLPADLLKAFKSTLEELAEADLLVQVIDLANPRFEEQMQVVAGILEELDLTGIPILPVFNKIDLVPPELVEIQCRRHGGVGISALDPATLRPFLLRAQGMITKALGLTAKDEPQNVQQGMSKVEGTGG from the coding sequence GAGATGGCCCGGAGCCTCTCTGAGCTGTCCTTCGAGATCGGCCGCCAGCTCGGCCTCCTCATCGACCGCTCAGGCGCCGTCGAAAGCCTGGTGGTGGGGGACAGCCACGGCCTGGTCATCCCGCGGCTGGGTGCCGCCCGGGCCGGCGCCGGCCGGCTGTGCGGGCTGCGGCTGGTCCACACCCATCTGGGCGGCGAGGACCTGAGCCAGGACGACCTTATGGACCTGGTCTTCCTGCGTCTCGATCTCCTGGCCATGGTGCAGGTGGGCCGGGATGGCCTGCCGGAGCGGCTTTATGCCGCCCATCTTCTGCCCCGGCCCCAGGACGGGCAAAGCTGGGCCTTTCTGCCGCCGGTGGTGCCCAGCCAGCAGCCGGGCACCTGTCTGGCCCTCATCGAGGCCCTGGAGGAGGAGCTGACCCGGCTGCAGCCGGGCCGGGAGGTGGAGGCAGCCCAGGACCGGGCGATCCTGGTCAGCGTCACCACCGGCTCGCGCCATGCGGCGGAAGAGTCCATGGACGAGCTCCGGGAGCTGACCCGCTCCGACGGGGTGCAGGTGCTCGATACGGTCATCCAGCGCCGGGACCGCATCAACCCCAAGTGGATCATGGGCCGCGGCAAGCTGGCCGAGATCATGCTCCTGGCCCTGCAGAGAAACGCCAACCTGCTGGTCTTCGACCAGGAGCTCAACCCCTCCCAGATCCGCTCCATCACCGATCACACCGAGCTGAGGGTCATCGACCGCACCCAGCTCATCCTGGACATCTTCGCCCGCCGGGCCCGCAGCCGGGAGGGGAAGCTCCAGATCGAGATGGCCCAGCTCAAGTACCTCTTGCCCCGGCTGGTGACCCGGGATGACGCCTTGTCCCGGCTTAGCGGCGGCATCGGCGGCCGGGGCCCCGGCGAGACCCGGCTGGAGGTGGACCGGCGCCGGGTGCGGGACCGGCTGCGGGTTCTGTCCGACAAGCTGGCTGCGGTGGGCCGGGAGCGGAGCGGCCGCCGCAGCCGCCGCCGCAAGCGGGAGGTGCCGGTCATCTCCCTGGTCGGCTACACCAATGCCGGCAAGTCCACCCTGCTCAATACGCTCACCGACAGCCGGATCCTGGCCGAGGATCGGCTCTTCGCCACATTGGATCCCACAAGCCGCCGGCTGCGCTTCCCGGAGGATCTGGAGGTGATCGTCACCGACACCGTGGGCTTCATCCGCGATCTGCCGGCCGATCTGCTGAAGGCCTTCAAGTCCACCCTGGAGGAGCTGGCCGAGGCCGATCTCCTGGTCCAGGTCATCGATCTGGCCAACCCGCGCTTCGAGGAGCAGATGCAGGTGGTGGCCGGGATCCTGGAGGAGCTGGATTTGACCGGCATTCCGATCCTGCCGGTCTTCAACAAGATCGACCTGGTGCCCCCGGAGCTGGTGGAGATCCAGTGCCGCCGCCATGGCGGGGTGGGGATCTCGGCCCTGGATCCCGCCACGCTGCGGCCCTTTCTCCTGCGGGCCCAGGGCATGATCACCAAGGCCCTGGGGCTTACCGCGAAAGACGAACCGCAGAATGTCCAACAAGGAATGTCGAAGGTCGAAGGGACCGGTGGTTGA
- the cutA gene encoding divalent-cation tolerance protein CutA, giving the protein MTEYIQVMTTTETREQAEAIADRMVRERLAACAQVLGPISSTYWWQGKVEQAQEFLCLLKSRQDRFADLEAAIRAVHPYQVPEILAVPVAAGSAAYLSWLAAELTGP; this is encoded by the coding sequence ATGACCGAGTACATCCAGGTGATGACCACCACCGAGACCCGGGAGCAGGCCGAGGCCATCGCTGACCGCATGGTGCGGGAGCGGCTCGCTGCCTGCGCCCAGGTGCTGGGGCCGATCAGCAGCACCTACTGGTGGCAGGGCAAGGTGGAGCAGGCCCAGGAGTTTTTGTGCCTGCTCAAATCGCGCCAGGACCGCTTCGCCGATCTGGAGGCGGCGATCCGGGCCGTTCATCCGTACCAGGTGCCCGAGATCCTGGCCGTGCCGGTGGCGGCTGGCAGTGCCGCCTACCTGTCCTGGCTGGCGGCCGAGCTGACTGGCCCCTGA
- a CDS encoding NYN domain-containing protein, with product MPEPYSDETNIALFIDMENLVRAALDIALPVDFAPVISRLLQMGRLTMRRAFGDLDAACRNDRMLRAGLRRMLYENLIGFEDIPYVTRYKNTADMRLVVEALATAYTYPYISHFALVASDRDYLPLINKLRELGKRIIGIGASPDTVNPIYVKSCDIFIHYSSLFPPPPEIVRPEAPASATDEVLLADETVLGLASETDQATKNGPTEGAPDPSDLAACVGRYRQYFRAKLKCDLPGPSLRQKIYETAGGLLAELQDEAGIELAQLSELTATRINTPSAIIAQSSVFKVLYSLYRARVFRTLFGLLPYNPRIREASLPPAGWDTLFIRNCLVVLRGENPDWPLLPGPLAEVFQTDEDLIARIVQDMDD from the coding sequence ATGCCCGAGCCGTACTCCGACGAGACCAATATCGCCCTGTTCATCGACATGGAAAACCTGGTGCGGGCGGCCCTGGACATCGCCCTGCCCGTGGACTTCGCGCCGGTGATCAGCCGCCTGTTGCAGATGGGACGGCTGACCATGCGGCGCGCCTTCGGCGACCTGGATGCTGCGTGCCGCAACGACCGGATGCTGCGGGCGGGCTTGCGGCGGATGCTCTACGAGAACCTGATCGGCTTCGAGGACATCCCCTACGTCACCCGGTACAAGAACACCGCCGACATGCGTCTGGTGGTGGAGGCCCTGGCCACCGCCTACACCTATCCGTACATCAGCCACTTTGCCCTGGTGGCCTCGGACCGGGACTATCTGCCCCTCATCAACAAGCTGCGGGAGCTGGGCAAGCGGATCATCGGCATCGGCGCCAGCCCGGACACCGTGAACCCCATCTACGTCAAATCCTGCGACATCTTCATCCACTACTCCTCCCTGTTCCCGCCACCACCGGAGATCGTCCGGCCGGAGGCGCCGGCCAGCGCCACGGACGAGGTGCTCCTGGCGGATGAGACCGTTCTGGGCCTGGCCAGCGAGACGGACCAGGCCACCAAGAACGGGCCAACGGAGGGCGCCCCGGATCCTTCCGACCTGGCTGCCTGCGTTGGCCGCTACCGGCAGTACTTCCGCGCCAAGCTCAAGTGTGATCTGCCCGGCCCGTCCCTGCGGCAGAAGATCTACGAAACGGCGGGCGGCCTCCTGGCCGAGCTGCAGGATGAGGCCGGCATTGAGCTGGCGCAGCTGAGCGAGCTGACCGCCACCCGCATCAACACCCCGAGCGCCATCATCGCCCAGTCGTCGGTGTTCAAGGTTCTCTACTCCCTGTACCGCGCCCGGGTCTTCAGGACCCTCTTCGGCCTTCTGCCGTACAACCCCCGCATCAGGGAGGCCAGCCTGCCCCCCGCCGGGTGGGACACACTCTTCATTCGCAACTGCCTGGTGGTGCTCCGGGGTGAAAACCCGGACTGGCCGCTCCTGCCCGGCCCCCTGGCCGAGGTCTTCCAGACCGACGAGGACCTGATCGCCCGCATCGTCCAGGACATGGACGATTGA
- a CDS encoding YkgJ family cysteine cluster protein, producing the protein MPEVPAYHALVVRVDAEARQLQAYYGSRLRCRVHCSACCQDISLCPLEWHLVQAAVTRLPAALLARLQGRPPRPAGRCPLLLDERCPVYPARPILCRSQGLPLAYLDELAETIEVSACPVSFPETDVFAPEGLLFLDEINRELASLNEAWCRRHGKDPQERIPLSTVLRQALTIA; encoded by the coding sequence ATGCCTGAGGTCCCCGCCTACCACGCCCTGGTCGTCCGGGTCGACGCCGAGGCCCGCCAGCTCCAAGCCTATTATGGCAGCCGTCTGCGCTGCCGGGTGCACTGCAGTGCCTGCTGTCAGGACATCAGCCTCTGCCCCCTGGAGTGGCACCTGGTGCAGGCCGCGGTGACCCGGCTGCCGGCGGCGCTCCTGGCCCGCCTCCAGGGCCGCCCACCCCGGCCTGCTGGCCGCTGCCCGCTCCTCCTGGACGAGCGCTGCCCGGTCTACCCGGCGCGGCCGATCCTCTGCCGCAGCCAGGGCCTGCCCCTGGCCTACCTGGACGAGCTGGCCGAGACCATCGAGGTCTCGGCCTGTCCCGTCAGCTTCCCCGAGACCGACGTTTTCGCGCCGGAGGGCCTCCTGTTCCTGGACGAGATCAACCGCGAGCTGGCCTCCCTCAACGAGGCCTGGTGCCGCCGCCACGGCAAAGATCCCCAGGAGCGCATCCCTCTCAGCACGGTGCTCCGTCAAGCCCTCACCATCGCCTGA
- a CDS encoding response regulator — translation MNRRILLVDDEELTCRTIARILETEPYELFFARNGQEGLELFREVWPALLLLDLQMPILDGLSVIRELAPTPTDPYAVVVLTGHGDDQNARACFEAGVTAFLHKPVHPHELRGLVRNLLALKEAEKELFRQRDELASRATELAEERSRLCAITAAARDGIVLADPRGRITFWNPAAESIFRRPAAEVLGLPLTDLFPAGNGDAAPIPGSTTELVIDCPDGQTVPVESSWASVAIRGQNHTLAVTRDISSRKRLEEKMLAVREREMRQAMLVHGGRLTALGEMAAAMAHEINQPLSVISVTLQRWQILAGRGCLDQGQMMAEVGQLRRNVQRLSDIIDHVRLLSRSEGQESATVDLNGVVHQALSLCSTQLRVRGIEVAQDLAPCLPPVSAVAQELEQVVINLLSNARHALEDRLRSQPQHPARIAIRSSSRGAAVALQVEDNGGGVPAAFAERIFEPFFTTKPCERGTGLGLHIAATIMAKHGGRISLHNEPGQGACFELVLPAAG, via the coding sequence ATGAACCGAAGAATCCTGTTGGTGGACGACGAGGAGCTGACCTGCCGGACCATTGCCCGGATCCTGGAAACAGAGCCTTACGAGCTGTTCTTCGCCAGAAACGGCCAGGAGGGCCTGGAGCTCTTCCGGGAGGTTTGGCCGGCCCTGCTGCTCCTGGACCTGCAGATGCCGATTCTGGATGGGCTGAGCGTCATCCGGGAGCTGGCCCCCACCCCCACCGATCCCTATGCCGTGGTCGTGCTCACCGGCCACGGTGACGACCAGAACGCCCGGGCCTGTTTCGAGGCCGGGGTCACGGCCTTTCTCCACAAGCCAGTCCACCCCCATGAGCTCCGGGGGCTCGTCCGCAACCTTCTGGCCCTCAAGGAGGCGGAAAAGGAGCTCTTCCGCCAGCGGGACGAGCTGGCCAGCCGCGCCACCGAGCTGGCGGAAGAGCGCTCGCGGCTGTGCGCCATCACCGCCGCGGCCCGGGACGGCATCGTGCTCGCCGACCCCCGGGGAAGGATCACCTTCTGGAACCCGGCGGCGGAATCCATCTTCCGCCGGCCGGCTGCCGAGGTTCTGGGCCTGCCGTTGACCGACCTTTTTCCGGCCGGGAACGGAGACGCGGCCCCGATCCCGGGCAGCACCACCGAGCTGGTCATCGACTGCCCGGACGGCCAGACGGTGCCCGTGGAGTCATCCTGGGCCTCGGTGGCCATCCGGGGCCAGAACCATACCCTGGCCGTGACCCGGGACATCTCGTCCCGGAAGCGTCTGGAGGAGAAGATGCTGGCCGTCCGGGAGCGGGAGATGCGGCAGGCGATGCTGGTCCATGGCGGCCGCCTGACCGCCCTGGGGGAGATGGCGGCGGCCATGGCCCACGAGATCAACCAGCCCCTGTCCGTGATCTCCGTCACCTTGCAGCGCTGGCAGATCCTGGCCGGCCGCGGCTGCCTGGACCAGGGGCAGATGATGGCCGAGGTGGGCCAGCTGCGGCGCAACGTCCAGCGGTTGAGCGACATCATCGACCACGTCCGGCTGCTCAGCCGGAGCGAGGGACAGGAGAGCGCCACCGTGGATCTCAACGGGGTGGTGCACCAGGCCCTGTCCCTGTGCAGCACCCAGCTCCGGGTGCGAGGCATCGAGGTGGCCCAGGATCTTGCCCCCTGCCTGCCACCGGTGTCCGCCGTGGCCCAGGAGCTGGAGCAGGTGGTGATCAACCTCCTGTCCAATGCCCGTCATGCCCTGGAGGACCGCCTCCGCAGCCAGCCGCAGCATCCGGCCCGGATCGCCATCCGCAGCAGCAGCCGTGGCGCCGCCGTGGCCCTGCAGGTGGAGGACAACGGCGGCGGCGTGCCGGCGGCCTTCGCGGAGCGGATCTTCGAGCCGTTCTTCACCACCAAGCCCTGCGAGCGGGGCACCGGCCTGGGTCTGCATATCGCAGCCACCATCATGGCCAAGCATGGCGGTAGAATCAGTCTGCACAATGAGCCCGGCCAGGGCGCCTGCTTCGAGCTGGTGCTGCCGGCCGCTGGCTAG
- a CDS encoding aminopeptidase, translated as MMTRPRCRTLCLFFLALVLASCSTRSISNSGYRAGEGWSGADNPLYQGELSEFDVLGISRGSSVTEEEITGALADHRPVSLRKGSTVLVIQSGAMLPDQPLVAALERDYAVAGFSGVPPAVAKGEGKEPAAQTSYFMALRLAAARGGTEKVVVVWGVLETAQEDLVTRAVSWVPVVGWALPDQRQQMRIRLKVAVIDVASGRWALFLTPPVTDEAVSAFLGRQASDQEQVALLKDKAYVALADELATRFGR; from the coding sequence ATGATGACAAGACCGCGCTGCCGGACCCTGTGCCTCTTCTTCCTGGCGCTCGTCCTGGCCAGTTGCTCCACTCGATCCATCTCCAACTCCGGCTACCGGGCAGGCGAGGGCTGGAGCGGAGCGGATAATCCTCTGTACCAGGGAGAGCTGTCGGAATTCGACGTGCTCGGCATCAGCCGGGGAAGCTCGGTCACCGAAGAGGAGATCACGGGCGCCCTGGCAGATCATCGGCCGGTAAGCCTGCGGAAGGGAAGCACCGTTCTGGTCATCCAGTCCGGAGCGATGTTGCCGGACCAGCCGCTGGTCGCGGCCCTGGAACGGGACTACGCGGTGGCCGGCTTTTCCGGGGTACCGCCAGCGGTGGCCAAGGGGGAAGGGAAGGAGCCAGCGGCCCAGACTTCATACTTCATGGCCCTGCGGCTGGCAGCGGCCAGGGGCGGGACAGAGAAGGTGGTCGTCGTCTGGGGGGTGCTGGAGACTGCCCAGGAAGACCTGGTTACCCGGGCTGTTTCCTGGGTGCCGGTGGTGGGCTGGGCCCTGCCGGACCAGCGGCAGCAGATGCGCATCCGGCTCAAGGTGGCCGTGATCGACGTCGCCTCCGGCCGCTGGGCGCTGTTTCTGACGCCGCCAGTGACAGACGAGGCGGTGAGCGCCTTTCTCGGCCGGCAGGCCTCGGATCAGGAGCAGGTGGCGCTCCTCAAGGACAAGGCTTACGTCGCCTTGGCAGACGAGCTGGCGACCCGCTTCGGCCGCTGA
- a CDS encoding YifB family Mg chelatase-like AAA ATPase, which produces MLAKVRSSAVMGVDGFLVEVEVDIALGLPAFSIVGLAEAAVKESRERVKAAIKNCGYEFPPRRLTVNLAPADVKKEGTGYDLPIALGVLAATTDLDGDRLRRYAVIGELSLDGGVRLARGVLPMALAAREAGLTGILVPPDNAREAAVVAGIEVIPVATLHEACGFMNGTAELSPVTVDAAGIFLAGAEYPVDFEDVKGQEHVKRALEIAAAGGHNVIMKGPPGSGKTMLARRLPTILPDLTFDEALDTTKIYSVAGLLPADRPLLTTRPFRTPHHTISDAGLIGGGQTPRPGEVSLAHNGVLFLDELPEFKKHVLEVMRQPLEDGLVTIARAASSLTFPARFMLVAAMNPCPCGFRGDSLHPCTCTSLQVQRYESRLSGPLLDRIDLHVEVPAVPFAEMTAERRGEPSAAIKARVDEARERQRQRFARRRSLHANSQMGPKEIKKHCALDAEGQRLLAAAVERLGLSARAFHRILKLARTVADLDGAEAIAARHVAEAVQYRRLDRTH; this is translated from the coding sequence ATGCTGGCCAAGGTGAGGAGCAGTGCGGTGATGGGGGTGGACGGCTTCCTGGTGGAGGTGGAGGTGGATATCGCCCTGGGGCTGCCGGCCTTTTCCATCGTCGGTCTGGCGGAAGCGGCGGTGAAGGAGAGCCGGGAGCGGGTGAAGGCGGCCATCAAGAACTGCGGCTACGAGTTCCCGCCCCGCAGGCTTACCGTCAACCTGGCGCCGGCGGATGTCAAGAAGGAGGGCACCGGCTACGACCTGCCCATTGCCCTGGGGGTCCTGGCCGCCACCACCGACCTGGACGGTGACCGCCTGCGGCGCTACGCGGTCATCGGCGAGCTCTCCCTGGATGGCGGCGTGCGCCTGGCCCGGGGGGTGCTGCCCATGGCCCTGGCGGCCCGGGAGGCAGGGCTGACCGGCATTCTGGTGCCGCCGGACAACGCCCGGGAGGCGGCGGTGGTCGCCGGCATCGAGGTCATCCCGGTGGCCACCCTGCACGAGGCCTGCGGCTTTATGAACGGCACCGCGGAGCTTTCGCCGGTGACCGTGGACGCTGCCGGCATCTTCCTGGCCGGTGCCGAGTATCCGGTGGACTTCGAGGACGTCAAGGGCCAGGAGCATGTGAAACGGGCTCTCGAGATCGCGGCCGCCGGCGGCCACAACGTCATCATGAAAGGGCCGCCCGGCTCCGGCAAGACCATGCTGGCCCGGCGGCTGCCCACCATCCTGCCGGATCTCACCTTCGACGAGGCCCTCGACACCACCAAGATCTACTCGGTGGCCGGCCTCCTGCCAGCGGACCGGCCGCTCCTCACCACCCGGCCGTTCCGCACCCCCCACCACACCATCTCCGACGCCGGCCTCATCGGCGGCGGCCAGACCCCCCGGCCCGGGGAGGTCTCCCTGGCCCACAACGGCGTTCTCTTCCTCGACGAGCTGCCGGAGTTCAAAAAGCATGTCCTGGAGGTGATGCGCCAGCCCCTGGAGGACGGCCTGGTGACCATCGCCCGGGCCGCCAGCTCGCTCACCTTCCCGGCCCGCTTCATGCTGGTGGCGGCCATGAATCCATGCCCCTGCGGCTTCCGGGGCGATTCCCTGCATCCGTGCACCTGCACCAGCCTCCAGGTGCAGCGCTATGAGTCCCGGCTTTCCGGACCGCTCCTCGATCGTATCGATCTCCATGTCGAGGTGCCGGCGGTGCCCTTTGCCGAGATGACCGCCGAGCGGCGGGGCGAGCCGTCGGCAGCCATCAAGGCCCGGGTGGACGAGGCCCGGGAGCGCCAGCGGCAGCGCTTTGCCCGCCGCCGCAGCCTGCACGCCAACAGCCAGATGGGTCCCAAGGAGATCAAGAAGCACTGCGCCTTGGACGCCGAGGGCCAGCGGCTGCTGGCGGCCGCGGTGGAGCGCCTGGGCCTGTCGGCCCGGGCCTTCCACCGCATCCTCAAGCTGGCCCGTACGGTGGCCGATCTGGACGGCGCCGAGGCCATCGCCGCCCGCCACGTGGCGGAGGCGGTTCAATACCGCCGCCTGGACCGGACCCATTGA
- a CDS encoding trypsin-like peptidase domain-containing protein: protein MSRPWWLILLLLVPALLAGRPAGLAASSPQVSMVREVMPAVVGIGIGPAVAGSTSLERKQRLLEELQRLFERELQELPRKLKPQWQGEGRELTPEDIQVVGSGFLVDKGGTILTAYHVIEEQRQVYVTTHDNKVYRARVVTAAPEDDIGVLAIIDADPAFPVVKLGSSAALEIAEPVIAIGNPFGFTFTVTSGIVSALNRSLGHGVEGLIQTDAPINPGSSGGPLVNMSGEVIGISHAILSPGSRQGEAGFVGLGFAVPIDRAKALLAGERRSARPAAASGGPYLGVRLEAGRDGRPVVVEVMGGSPAAQAGLKPGDGIFAVDGRTDLDVAGVLARIQAHRPGDTLKLQVARGRKILGIVVRLGARS, encoded by the coding sequence TTGTCTCGTCCATGGTGGTTGATCCTGTTGCTGCTGGTGCCGGCGCTCCTGGCGGGCCGACCGGCGGGTCTTGCCGCCTCCTCGCCCCAGGTGAGCATGGTGCGGGAGGTGATGCCGGCGGTGGTGGGGATCGGCATCGGTCCGGCGGTTGCCGGCAGCACGAGCCTGGAGCGCAAACAGCGCCTGCTGGAAGAGCTGCAGCGCCTGTTTGAGCGGGAGCTGCAGGAGCTCCCCAGGAAGCTGAAGCCGCAGTGGCAGGGGGAGGGCCGGGAGCTTACGCCCGAGGATATTCAGGTGGTGGGCTCGGGCTTTCTTGTGGACAAGGGCGGCACCATCCTCACCGCCTACCATGTCATCGAGGAGCAGCGGCAGGTCTATGTCACGACCCATGACAACAAGGTCTACCGGGCCCGGGTGGTGACTGCGGCACCGGAGGACGACATCGGGGTGCTCGCGATCATCGACGCCGATCCCGCCTTTCCGGTGGTCAAGCTGGGCAGCTCGGCGGCGCTGGAGATCGCCGAGCCGGTGATTGCCATCGGCAACCCCTTCGGCTTCACCTTCACGGTGACGAGCGGCATCGTCAGCGCCCTCAACCGCTCCCTGGGCCATGGGGTGGAGGGCCTGATCCAGACCGACGCCCCCATCAATCCCGGCAGCTCCGGCGGGCCGCTCGTGAACATGAGCGGCGAGGTGATCGGCATCAGCCATGCCATCTTAAGCCCGGGCAGCCGCCAGGGCGAGGCCGGCTTCGTGGGCCTGGGCTTCGCGGTGCCCATCGACCGGGCCAAGGCGCTCCTGGCCGGGGAGCGGCGGTCGGCCAGGCCAGCCGCCGCCAGCGGCGGTCCCTATCTCGGCGTGCGCCTGGAGGCAGGCCGGGATGGCCGGCCGGTGGTGGTGGAGGTCATGGGCGGCAGCCCGGCCGCCCAGGCCGGCCTCAAGCCCGGTGACGGCATCTTTGCCGTGGACGGCAGGACCGATCTCGATGTGGCCGGCGTCCTGGCCCGGATCCAGGCCCACCGCCCCGGTGACACCCTGAAGCTGCAGGTGGCCCGGGGAAGAAAGATCCTGGGCATCGTCGTGCGCCTGGGCGCCCGGTCGTGA
- a CDS encoding PKD domain-containing protein, translated as MSGCSAPVLSWAGRLFLGLLVLLGTCPVLPAAEITLTWDANREPRLAGYRIYWGQASRSYSQSADAGPATTFTVTGLAPDQTFYFAATAYDGAGNESPFSDEISWRSPAAPAAAPEVPAQTPPPGRDEAAPAPASVPEDPVQAPPPSRDQAAPAPAVVPNRPPVAAASFRLDTASLLVRFDGSASQDPDGQIVQHRWQFGDGAQGNGALAEHAYGIAGQYQVRLAVTDNSGASGDATLAVTVSPPADRRPPQAAISTSASLTTVGAVVQVDGTASRDPQGRIVATAWDFGDGSTASGATASHAYQLPGRYTIALTVRNDVGLSSRAQALVTVTEAAPELTRLSVSFQPDGSPPPDGFLMDNGQPFDQDRGFGWLPERGPRTLIDLNRSTAPDQAYDSVAILPASAVWEAEVPNGSYLVTACLTDPVASGRPGGRQSVQAEGAAIIADGPLGQEVRWLEESGEVAVTDGRLTLSFTGSLPVAILAWVRIEQILPPEERLQPQMSASLQAGRTAVRFDASASSSPGGPILDYAWELGDGATGSGVVVEHELPAAGLYTVTLRLLDSRGRRGETRQTYWLADGQQDQELAVSFQPAGAAVPAGFLVDSGLSFANNRGYGWLPAGTRLKSVDLNKRQSPDQAHDTAVFAPPAARWEVALANGWYRVRIGLLDPMSGRQGQTGQSVQVEDEALVTQEPFGQGLRWIEGETEVEVADGRLTLGFAGSNPLAILCWLHVQRLP; from the coding sequence ATGTCCGGTTGTTCCGCACCCGTTCTGTCCTGGGCCGGCCGGCTGTTCCTCGGCCTTCTGGTCCTCCTGGGGACCTGCCCGGTGCTGCCGGCGGCCGAGATCACCTTGACCTGGGACGCCAACCGCGAGCCCCGGCTCGCCGGCTACCGCATCTACTGGGGGCAGGCCAGCCGCAGCTACAGCCAGAGCGCCGACGCGGGCCCGGCCACCACCTTCACGGTAACCGGTCTCGCCCCGGACCAGACCTTCTACTTTGCCGCCACCGCCTACGATGGGGCCGGCAACGAAAGCCCCTTTTCCGACGAGATCAGCTGGCGGAGCCCGGCGGCCCCGGCCGCCGCCCCCGAGGTGCCTGCCCAGACGCCTCCTCCCGGCCGGGATGAGGCCGCCCCGGCGCCAGCCTCCGTTCCCGAAGACCCTGTCCAGGCGCCGCCTCCCAGCCGGGACCAGGCCGCCCCGGCGCCGGCCGTCGTCCCCAACCGGCCGCCGGTGGCCGCGGCCAGCTTCCGGCTCGACACCGCCTCACTCCTGGTCCGCTTCGACGGCAGCGCGTCCCAGGATCCGGACGGCCAGATCGTCCAGCACCGGTGGCAGTTTGGCGATGGCGCCCAGGGCAACGGCGCCCTCGCCGAGCATGCCTATGGGATCGCCGGACAGTATCAGGTGCGGCTGGCCGTCACCGATAACAGCGGCGCCAGTGGGGATGCCACCCTGGCGGTGACCGTGAGCCCACCGGCCGACCGGCGGCCGCCCCAGGCCGCCATCAGCACCAGCGCCAGCCTGACCACCGTGGGCGCCGTGGTCCAGGTCGACGGCACCGCCTCCCGGGACCCCCAGGGACGGATCGTGGCCACGGCCTGGGACTTTGGTGACGGCAGCACCGCCAGCGGTGCCACAGCCAGCCACGCCTACCAGCTGCCGGGTCGCTACACCATCGCCCTGACAGTGCGCAACGATGTCGGCCTCAGCAGCCGGGCCCAGGCCCTGGTCACGGTCACCGAGGCGGCGCCGGAGCTGACCCGCCTTTCGGTCAGCTTCCAGCCCGACGGCAGCCCGCCGCCCGACGGCTTCCTTATGGACAACGGCCAGCCCTTTGACCAGGATCGGGGCTTCGGCTGGCTGCCGGAGCGCGGACCCCGCACCCTCATCGACCTCAACCGCAGCACCGCCCCGGATCAGGCCTATGACTCGGTGGCCATTCTGCCGGCCAGCGCCGTCTGGGAGGCAGAGGTGCCCAACGGCAGCTACCTGGTCACCGCCTGCCTCACGGATCCGGTGGCAAGCGGTCGGCCAGGCGGCCGCCAGTCGGTCCAGGCCGAGGGAGCCGCGATCATTGCCGACGGGCCGCTGGGCCAGGAGGTGCGCTGGCTGGAAGAGAGTGGCGAGGTGGCGGTAACGGACGGCCGCCTGACCCTGAGCTTCACCGGCAGCCTGCCGGTGGCGATTCTGGCCTGGGTGCGGATCGAGCAGATCCTGCCCCCGGAAGAACGGCTGCAGCCCCAGATGAGCGCCAGCCTGCAGGCGGGACGAACCGCGGTGCGCTTCGACGCCAGTGCTTCCTCTTCCCCGGGCGGCCCGATCCTGGACTATGCCTGGGAGCTCGGCGACGGCGCCACTGGCTCCGGCGTGGTGGTGGAGCACGAGCTGCCCGCGGCCGGCCTCTATACCGTGACCCTCCGGCTCCTGGACTCCCGGGGCCGGCGGGGCGAGACTCGCCAGACTTACTGGCTGGCCGATGGCCAGCAGGACCAGGAGCTGGCCGTGAGCTTCCAGCCCGCCGGTGCCGCGGTGCCGGCAGGCTTTCTGGTGGACAGTGGCCTGTCCTTTGCCAACAACCGTGGCTACGGCTGGCTGCCCGCCGGTACTCGGCTCAAGAGCGTCGATCTTAACAAGCGGCAGTCTCCGGACCAGGCCCACGACACCGCCGTCTTCGCCCCCCCGGCCGCCCGGTGGGAGGTGGCCCTGGCCAACGGCTGGTACCGGGTGCGCATCGGCCTCCTGGACCCCATGTCCGGCCGCCAGGGCCAGACCGGCCAAAGCGTGCAGGTGGAGGACGAGGCCCTGGTGACCCAGGAGCCCTTTGGCCAAGGCCTGCGCTGGATCGAAGGGGAGACCGAGGTGGAGGTGGCCGATGGCCGCCTCACCCTCGGCTTCGCCGGCTCCAACCCTCTGGCGATCCTCTGCTGGCTGCACGTGCAGCGGCTGCCCTGA